The Natronincola ferrireducens nucleotide sequence GTAATAGCCCCTTTAATAACTGTTACAATTTGTGCTCAGTTAGGGACAATGGCTATTATGGCCTATCATTTTCAGGAGGTATCCATCATAGCTCCTATAGCTAATGTTTTTATCGTTCCCGTGTTGGTTCCACTCCTTGCTATTGCTGTGTTAAGCATCGGGGCAAGTCTGGTTTCTGTCTATTTAGGAGACACCCTTAGTTATATTACCAGTTGGATTTTAACCTATATCTATTCAATTGTTACAAGGTTTAGTAGTTGGAGTTATGCTAGTATAACAATAGAAAATACAAACATTTTGTATGTAGTTATTTATTATATAGGGTTATATGTTGTATACTTAATATTAGGTAAATATAAAGAGAAAAAACTAAAGCTAGAAAAGGAATGAAATAGATGAGCTATAAAGAAGCGGTAAAAAAAATAAAGGATAATAAAATAGAAAAACTCTATTTGCTTTACGGAGAAGAAGTTTATTTAATGGAAAAGTTCATGAAGGAATTGAAGACAAAAGTGGTTGGGACTAACTTTGAGGACTTGAACTTTTTTGTCCTAGAAGGAAAGGATTTTACAGTGACAAAGCTGGTGGACACCTGTGAAACATTACCTTTTATGGCGGAAAGAAAGCTAGTAGTAGTCAATGACTTAGATGTTTTTCAGAGCAAAAGAAAAACTATTTCAGAAAAAGATGAAGAAAGCTTTATAGATTATTTAGGAAAGCTTCCCGATACCACTTGTTTAGTATTTAATGCTAATAATACTGTAGATGCTAGAAAGAAGGCTGTTAAGACGATTCAAAAAAAAGGTAACGTTATCCAGTTTCAAAAACTTAATGCCAAAGAGTTGAAGGAATGGATAGAGAAGTTGGTGAAGAAGTGTGGAAAAATCATGGGGGTTACAGAATTTGATTTTTTCATGGGAAATATAGATTATATTGGTAAGAATGCTAAGCAAAGCTTGTTAGATATAGAAAATGAAATTAAAAAAATTGTAGCCTTTATAGGGGATAAAGAGGTAATAGAATTAAAGGATCTTGAGGCTATTTTCACTTCCAATCTACAAAACGATATCTTTAAGCTTTTAGATGCTATTGAAAAAAGAAGGGTGGAAGAGGCAATAAAGCGTCTGAATAGGATGTTGTATGAAGGTGAACCTGTTATCAAGATTGCTGCAACCTTGGGGAATCAAGTGAGAAACCTGCTGAAAACTAAACTTTTATTGGAGGAGGGATATTCCTCTAAAGCCGTGGCCTCTAAAATAGGCATTCATCCTTTTGTAGCCTCTAAATGTGCCAATCAGTGCAAAGGATTTAGGGTTGAAGAGCTGGAAGCACTATTAAACCGGTTTCTACAAATGGATGTAATGATTAAATCAGGTAAAATGAAGGATACAATAGCTTTAGAATTATTTATAATAGAAATGTGCAAAAATTAAAAATCAGAAACAAAAAAGCGGAAAAGCGTACATTATGTACGCTTTTATTTATTGCACTCTATGAAAGTGACTGACACCAAATCAAAGATTCGGGTTATCTACTTTTATTTAGGAACCTAAGAGACACGGATTTGGTTACTTCATAAAAATTAAACAGCTTTGTTTAACTTAGCAGCAAGTCTAGATACTTTTCTAGATGCTTTTCCTTTATGGATTACATTTTTTGCAGCTGCTTGCATAAGTTTTTTCTCAACGAATCTTAATTTTGCTTTAGCTTCTTCTAAATTGCCAATAGCTACAGCTTCTTCAAATCTTTTTATAGCTGTCTTAAGTTGAGATTTAACCATTCTGTTTCTAGCTGTTTTCTTTTTAATGACGTTAATTCTTTTCATAGCTGATTTAATATTTGCCAATATCTTCACCCCCTTATGTGCTCATTAACACAGTAATTTTACCAAATATCAGTATAAAAAGCAATATAAATTAATAATATATTTCATTTATTGACATAAAATAAATTTCTTATACAGAGATAATTTTAGGAAAATTATCAAATAATAAAAGCAAACTCTACTAATACTATGAAAAACAATGGTTTAAGTCGTTGAAAAATAAGGATTTTATAAATTTATTTATCTATTACATAATGAAGAGGTGAAAATATGTTTGAAGTAAGAACAGATTTAGCTTTAGAAGTTAGAGAATTATATCAAGAAGAAAAACAACAGGAAATTCCTGGTGTGGCAGTTGAACAAGAAAATACTGGAGATGTCAATATCACAAGAGTAGAAATTCTTGACCAGCATGGAGCGCAGGTAATGGGAAAGGTCAAAGGAAAATATATTACTCTGGAATGTGTGGGACTCAGAAGACCTAATGCGGATTTAAAGGATGAAGTCAGTAAACTCCTAGCAAAGGAATTAAAAAGTCTAGCAGAGATGAATAAGCCTATGAAGGTTTTAGTGGTAGGACTGGGAAACGAACATGTTACCCCTGATGCATTAGGTCCTAAGGTTGTATCTAAATTATTTGTTACTAGACACTTGTTTCAGTTTTATAACAAGGATAGTGATGAGGACTTAGCAGAATTAAGTGCTATTTCGCCAGGAGTTATGGGAACGACGGGAATAGAGACTGGAGAGATTATAAGAGGTATTGTTGAAAACATTAAACCACATTTAGTAGTGGCAGTGGATGCCTTGGCATCAAGAAAAATGGAAAGAGTAAATACAACGATTCAATTATCTAACACAGGAATCAACCCTGGTTCAGGTGTAGGTAACAAAAGAAAAGCATTGAATGAAGAGACTCTAGGTATACCTGTAATAGCTGTTGGGGTACCTACGGTGGTGGATGCAGCTACATTAACCAATGATACTATTCAGCTAGTGATCAAGGCTTTTTCTAAACAGGTCAAAGTAGGCTCTCAGTTTTATAATATGTTAAATGAGTTAAAGAACGAAGAAAAGTATCATATGATTAAGGAAGTATTAGAGCCCTATAGTGCTAATGTAATGGTTACCCCCAAAGAAGTAGATGATATCATTCTACACCTATCCCATATTATAGCAAACGCCATCAATATAGCCCTACATCCAGGTATAGATCTCCAGGACGTAAATCGATATCTTCATTAAGGATTGATGGCATAAATAATACCCACCTTTCATATTAATCAGTATAGTACTGATAAAAGGTGGGTGCTTACTTTATGAAAAAGAAATTAAAAATTTTAAGAAATTATCAAAATATTGTTATATTAATATTAATACTGGCTATTTTATTTTTCTTTGGAAAACTGTTATTAAATAAAAACTCCTTTGCTGAAACATCACAGCCCATGCAGCAGGAATCAATAGAGCCTCCAAAGAATGTACCCTTGCAAAATAGAATTTTAGTACATGCTATTGATCAAGTATTCCCTGGTAGTGGGTTAGAAGATAAAATAAGCTTGGAAGGTTTGATTAATGGACTATATTCTAGTTTCATATATAATCTATTCTATGTGGATTTTAGTAATCCATTAACTTTTGTACAAGCTCAGTTTCCAGCCAGTCTTACCCATAATATACAGGTGGCACTTGACTCAACAGATGAAAAACCAGCACCACTAGGTGATCCCACAAGGGATATATTCTTTGTTGATTATGAGGAGGAGAAGGGCAATACTGTAGCTACTGGGACCTCTCCTGTCGAGGAATCAGGAGATACAAATAATGATAATGACGAAGACGATTTAGGAGAACGATCAGAAGGTATATATTTGATAGGAGAAGACGACATTGTGGACAGTTTGAAAACCAGTGATTTATCATCTTTAAATGTAGTGAAGCCCGCCGGCATTACATTTGAAAAAAATAAACCCCATATTTTAATTTATCATACCCATGGTACAGAATCCTATAAGCCCGCTTCAGAGGGGAATTACCATACCCTTAGAAAGGAATATTCTGTCATTGCCATTGGAGAAATTTTAAAGAGGGAATTGGAAAAAAGGGGATACAATGTTATCCATGATACCACCTATCATGACTATCCTTCTTATAGTGGATCCTACACCAGATCTTTAGAAACTGCTAGAAAAATACTACAGGAAAATCCATCTATAAAAGTAGTGTTGGATGTCCATAGGGATGGCTATGATCATATAGAAACAAACCCCAATCGTGAAAGGCTTATTGCCAATAACAGAGTGACTATAAATAATGAAACAAGTTCAAAATTCCAGTTAGTCATAGGTCCTGCCACTGAGAATCGTAAAGCCGTAGAAACTTTTGCAACCTATGTAAAAGCAATTAGTGATGCTAAATATCCTGGATTTAGCAAGCCAATTTTAGTAAAGCCCTATGGAAGGTTTAATCAATTTTTAGCTGATCATTACGCTCTGTTGGAAGTGGGAAGTAATGCAAATAACATTGAAGAAGCTAAAAGAGCTGCTAACCATTTAGCTGATGTTTTAGCAGAAGCATTGGATGGTATAAGGAAATAGGTTTATAAAGCATAAAAACTGTCGACACTAACAATGGTGATGTGGATGAGCAGAATACAAACAAAAATACAGAATAAAAAAAAGAAAAGGCAATTAAAAGGATTTATAATATTGGTTATACTCTTTTTGATTTTGGGAATTGTTTCAGTAGACTATGCCCTAAGGGAGATGTTGGCATTAAATGAAATAAGGGCTATTGGCTATGAACTTCAAGAGGAGGAAGTAGTAATATATCTATTAGGAGAAACCTTTTATATTGCCAATGAAAGAGTTAATGAAGTTTATTTATTTTTTCAAGAAGGTTATTATAAAATCATAGAAAAAATTAAAAATGTCGGGGTAACCGACATTTTTTTTGAAATACAACACAGAATATCTACCAACAATAAAAATATTGTGATATAATTTATAACGATTGTGACAGAAAATATGATATTGCAGAAAGTTTCAAGAGAATCCATATTATCAATAATCCTATGGACTTATGTCATAGAATTTGGAATAGAAGATTCTTTTATAAAGCTATGGATACGTTAAGTTGAAGGAGGAATACATATATGCCAAGCGATAGACAAAAGAAAATCAGGAATTTCTCTATTATCGCCCACATCGATCATGGGAAATCTACCTTGGCTGATAGATTGATAGAAGATACTGGCCTAATAAGTGAAAGAGAAATGCAAGAGCAGATATTAGATAACATGGATCTAGAAAGAGAACGGGGTATCACTATTAAACTACAGAGCATTAGATTAGTTTATAGAGCACGGGATGGAGAAGATTACTATTTAAATCTTATTGACACACCAGGACACGTAGATTTTACCTATGAGGTATCCAGAAGTTTAGCAGCATGTGAAGGGGCTATCTTGGTAGTAGATGCAGCTCAAGGGATTGAAGCTCAGACCTTAGCAAATGTCTACTTAGCTTTAGAACAGGATTTAGAGATTGTTCCTGTTATTAATAAAATAGATCTTCCAAGTGCCCGACCGGATGAAATTAAAAAGGAAATAGAAGATATTATTGGGCTAGAAGCCCATGATGCTCCTCTAATTTCTGCAAAGGATGGTCTAAACATAACAGATGTTTTGGAAGCTATTGTAGCAAAGGTACCAGCACCTACAGGCTCAGCTGAAGCACCTTTAAAAGCATTGATTTTTGACTCCTACTATGATAACTATAAGGGTGTAATTGCTTATGTCCGAGTGGTTGAAGGTACATTAAAAAAAGGTATGAAAATCAAGATGATGGCTACCAATAAAACCTTTGAGGTGACGGAGGTGGGGATTTATTCTCCAGGTCCTATCCAACTAGAAGAGCTAAAGGCTGGAGATGTTGGTTATGTGGCTGCCAGTATAAAGGATGTTAGAAACTGTCGTGTAGGGGATACAATTACCGATGCTACGAACCCAACGGAGAAACCATTACCTGGATATAGAAAAGTAACCCCAATGGTTTATTGTGGGATCTATCCTGCTGAAGGAGAAAAATATGAGGATGTAAGAGATGCTTTAGAAAAATTACAGGTAAATGATGCAGCACTGGTTTACGAACCAGAAACCTCTGCAGCATTGGGTTTTGGGTTTAGGTGTGGCTTTTTAGGTCTTCTTCACATGGAGATTATTCAGGAAAGATTAGAAAGAGAATTTAATCTAGACTTAGTAACGACAGCACCAAGTGTTATCTATAGAATTACTAAAACCGACGGTGAGGTTGTTATGATACAAAATCCTGCTAATTTACCAAAGCCTCAAGAAATTTCCATAATGGAAGAACCTATTGTAAAGGCCAATATTATGGTGCCTAATACCTATGTAGGAACAGTGATGGAGCTGTGTCAAGAGCGTCGGGGAGAAATGAAAAATATGGAGTATATTGAAGAAACAAGGGTTGTTCTTCATTATGAGCTTCCGCTAAATGAAGTAATTTATGACTTCTTTGATGCATTAAAATCCAAAACGAAGGGCTATGGCTCCCTTGACTATGAGTTTATTGGTTATACAAGGTCTAACCTTGTAAAGCTAGACATTCTAATTAATGGTGAGCAGGTGGACGCCCTATCCTTTATTGTCCATGAAAGCAAGGCTTATTCAAGAGGTAGAGGAATGTGTGAAAAATTGAAGGATGAAATACCTAGACATCAATTTGCTATACCTATTCAAGCCAGTATAGGACAAAAGGTTATTGCTAGAGAAACCATTCGAGCCCTACGAAAAGATGTTTTAGCAAAATGCTACGGTGGAGATATTACTAGAAAGAAAAAATTATTAGAGAAGCAAAAAGAAGGTAAAAAGAGGATGCGTCAAGTGGGTAGCGTAGAAGTTCCTCAAAAGGCATTTATGTCTGTATTGAAATTAGACAGTTAAATTTTCTAAGTATAAAAACTAGTAACTCCTATAGATGGGGCTTACTAGTTTTGTTTATAGGTTAGTATTGCTTAATACCCTGACAAGTTAATATTTATAATAAAACTAGATATTAACCTTAGTCTTGGCCTTAATCTCGTTGGGAGGAATTAATTTGAAGCCGTTAAGTATATACATCCATATTCCCTTTTGCAAAAAAAAATGTCACTACTGTGACTTTGCCTCCTATAGTGGCAAATCCCATTTCATTAAGGATTATATGATTGCCCTTAAAAAAGAAGTGATGCTATATAAGGAAGAAATAGAGGATTACAAGATAAACACCATTTTTATAGGAGGAGGAACCCCTTCTGTTTTAGAGGTTGGGCAAGTGGAGGAGCTTATGGATCACCTCCATAGAAACTACCGTCTATCTAAAACTATAGAAATTTCTATAGAAGCAAATCCAGGTCTCCTAAGCTTCGAAAAGTTAAAGGAATACTACAGCAGTGGTATCAATCGATTAAGTATAGGGTTACAGGCATGTCAAAATCATTTGTTGACAAGCCTAGGAAGAATACATCAATATGAAGATTTTGTTCGAAATCTTCAAGATGCTAGAAGTGTAGGATTTTATAATATTAATGTAGATTTAATGTTTGGTCTGCCAAAGCAAAGGCTGGAGGATTGGTATACTAGCCTAAAAAATGTAGTGGATTTAAGGATACCCCATATCTCAGCCTACAGCCTTATTATAGAAGAGGATACCCCCTTCTATCAATGGACGGAGGAGGGAAAAATACAAAAGCCTAAAGAAGATATTGAAATAAATATGTACCATAAAGGGATTCAATACTTGAAGGAGAAGGGATATATTCATTATGAAATATCCAACTTTGCAAAACCTAACCATCAATGTAGACATAATATCACCTATTGGAAAAATCAACAATATCTAGGCTTGGGGGCAGCAGCCCACTCCTACCTTAATCAACAAAGGTTCAATAATCATCCGAAGATTGAAGATTATATGGAGGCCATAATGGAAGGTAAAAAACCTATAGGAGAGAAGAACGATCTTTCTCTTAAGGATGAAATCAGTGAAACGATGTTCTTGGGGTTAAGAATGATGGAGGGTATATCTACTAAAGAATTTCAAAAAAGATTTAATCAATCCCCCTTTGATATATATGGGGAAATATTTAAAAAATTAAAAGAAAAGCAATTAATAGAATACGATAGTAACAATATAAAGTTAACCAGTAAAGGTATAGATTTAGCCAATATCGTTTTCCAAGAAATGTTATTATAATTCATATTTTTTTTAAAAAGTCTTGACAAAAATACATTGAAGTGATATTTTAAAATCAGAAACGTTAGCACTCAACAGAACAGAGTGCTAATAATCTGAGGTGAATGTGATGGAATTAAACGATAGAAAGATAAAGATATTGCAGGCCATCATTCGTGATTATATACAAACGGCAGAACCAGTAGGCTCTAGGAGTTTGTCAAAAAAGTATGATTTAGGTGTAAGTCCTGCTACTATTAGAAATGAAATGTCAGACTTAGAGGAACTGGGGTACCTGACGCAGCCCCATACATCTGCAGGGAGAATTCCTTCTGATAAGGGATATCGACTTTATGTAGATAATCTCATGGAAATTAAAATGATTGCTGATTTGCAAAGAAAAAACATTAAAAACAATTTGTTGAGACAATTTGGGGAAGCGGAGCAGTTATTGCAGTACAGCTCTAAAATCATTTCTCAGTTTACCAATTATACATCTTTAGTACTAACACCACAAATTAGAGAAAATAAAATAAAGCATATCCAGCTGGTGCCAATTGACACTGAAAATATTATAGCTGTTATGGTAACAGATACAGGGATTATTAAAAATCCATTAATCACCATGGCTGAGGGGATAGAATACCACCGACTAGAAAAGGTATCCAATCTTTTGAACAAAAAGCTTCAAGGAATGACGATAAAAGATATGGAAGGTAAGATGTTGCAGGAGCTAAAAAAAGAACTTTTTGAATTTAACAATATCATTCATGCAGTAGTTCCTAAAATTTTTAGTGTACTAGAGGGTATCGAGGATGCTGAGCTCTTTCTAAGCGGCACAACCAATATCTTTAATTTTCCTGAATTTAATGATGTCTTAAAAGCAAAATCCTTTTTAAGCATGCTAGAGCAAAAGGAGACCATTAGCAACATTATTTCATCCTCAAGAGAAGACGGCATTACTGTATCTATAGGCAGTGAAAATAACTATCAAGAAGCCAAGGAATGCAGTCTTGTGACGGCTACCTATAAAGTCAATGGTAATATTGTAGGAAGATTAAGTGTTATTGGACCCACTAGAATGGATTATTCCAATGTAGTTGGTACTTTGAACCAAATTAGTCAGTATATTAATGAATTGTTAAGAACAAGATATTAATAAAAATACTGGTGCGAAGTGCTTTAGCATTTTGCACTCTATCTTTGTCTTTAAGAATAAATAGATGGGGTAGGTGAAGCAAAATGACAGAAGAAAAAGATAGAATAGATACATCCTTAACAGAAGAAGCAATAAATGATAAGGAAGAAAATAGGGAGGAAATACATAGCAATAAAGAGGCCCTACAAGAAGAAATGGAAAATCAAAGAACTGAAGAAGGTGTAGAGACGTTGAAGAAAAGGCTAGAGGAAAAAGAAGCTGAAGGCAAAGAGTACTATGATAGAATGGTTAGACTCCAAGCAGATTTTAATAATTATAAAAAAAGGGTTGAAAAGGAAAAGAGTGATATCTACCTTTATGCCAACGAAAAGCTAGCAGCAGATCTATTGAATATTATAGATAACCTTGAAAGAGCTTTGGCTTCCCAAGGGGAAGAAAATAAAGGTAATGGTTTATATGAAGGAATTGAGCTGGTGCAGAAACAGATGATAGATACCCTAAAAAAACATGGTATAGAAGAAATTGATGCCTTGAACAAACCTTTTGATATGAATCTACATCATGCTGTTATGAAGGAAGAGGCTGAGGCTGAAACCGATCAAGTAATAGAGGTGTTTCAAAAGGGATATACCATCCACGGCAGGATTTTAAGACCTGCTATGGTGAAGGTGGCCCAATAAAATAGATATCAATCATTATTAAACTATATAAACATAGAAGGAGGAAATAGAAATGGGTAAAATAATAGGTATAGACTTAGGTACAACTAACTCATGCGTATCAGTATTAGAGGGAGGGGAACCAGTTGTTATATCCAACTCTGAAGGCAATAGAACAACACCTTCTATTGTAGCATTTGGAAAGGATGGAGAGAGAATTGTAGGTGAACCTGCAAAAAGACAGGCTATTACCAATCCTGACAAAACAATTGCATCTATAAAAAGACATATGGGTACAGATCATAAAACAAATATAGATGGGAAGGATTATACACCACAGGATATTTCTGCTATGATTCTACAAAAATTAAAGGCAGATGCAGAGGCTTACTTAGGAGAGAAGGTAACAGATGCAGTTATTACAGTACCTGCTTATTTTAGTGATAGTCAAAGACAGGCTACAAAGGATGCAGGTAAAATTGCAGGCTTAAATGTTCAGAGAATTATCAACGAGCCTACAGCAGCGTCTTTAGCTTATGGTTTAGATAAAACAGAGGAACAACAAAAAATATTGGTATATGACTTAGGTGGTGGTACCTTTGACGTATCTATTTTAGAACTAGGGGATGGGGTGTTTGAGGTACTAGCAACCCATGGAAATAACCATCTAGGTGGAGATGATTTTGATCAAGTAATTATTGACTACATTGCAGAAGAATTTAGAAAGCAAGAAGGTATTGATTTAAGACAGGACAAAATGTCTTTACAACGTT carries:
- the holA gene encoding DNA polymerase III subunit delta — protein: MSYKEAVKKIKDNKIEKLYLLYGEEVYLMEKFMKELKTKVVGTNFEDLNFFVLEGKDFTVTKLVDTCETLPFMAERKLVVVNDLDVFQSKRKTISEKDEESFIDYLGKLPDTTCLVFNANNTVDARKKAVKTIQKKGNVIQFQKLNAKELKEWIEKLVKKCGKIMGVTEFDFFMGNIDYIGKNAKQSLLDIENEIKKIVAFIGDKEVIELKDLEAIFTSNLQNDIFKLLDAIEKRRVEEAIKRLNRMLYEGEPVIKIAATLGNQVRNLLKTKLLLEEGYSSKAVASKIGIHPFVASKCANQCKGFRVEELEALLNRFLQMDVMIKSGKMKDTIALELFIIEMCKN
- the rpsT gene encoding 30S ribosomal protein S20, translating into MKILANIKSAMKRINVIKKKTARNRMVKSQLKTAIKRFEEAVAIGNLEEAKAKLRFVEKKLMQAAAKNVIHKGKASRKVSRLAAKLNKAV
- the gpr gene encoding GPR endopeptidase; amino-acid sequence: MFEVRTDLALEVRELYQEEKQQEIPGVAVEQENTGDVNITRVEILDQHGAQVMGKVKGKYITLECVGLRRPNADLKDEVSKLLAKELKSLAEMNKPMKVLVVGLGNEHVTPDALGPKVVSKLFVTRHLFQFYNKDSDEDLAELSAISPGVMGTTGIETGEIIRGIVENIKPHLVVAVDALASRKMERVNTTIQLSNTGINPGSGVGNKRKALNEETLGIPVIAVGVPTVVDAATLTNDTIQLVIKAFSKQVKVGSQFYNMLNELKNEEKYHMIKEVLEPYSANVMVTPKEVDDIILHLSHIIANAINIALHPGIDLQDVNRYLH
- the spoIIP gene encoding stage II sporulation protein P produces the protein MKKKLKILRNYQNIVILILILAILFFFGKLLLNKNSFAETSQPMQQESIEPPKNVPLQNRILVHAIDQVFPGSGLEDKISLEGLINGLYSSFIYNLFYVDFSNPLTFVQAQFPASLTHNIQVALDSTDEKPAPLGDPTRDIFFVDYEEEKGNTVATGTSPVEESGDTNNDNDEDDLGERSEGIYLIGEDDIVDSLKTSDLSSLNVVKPAGITFEKNKPHILIYHTHGTESYKPASEGNYHTLRKEYSVIAIGEILKRELEKRGYNVIHDTTYHDYPSYSGSYTRSLETARKILQENPSIKVVLDVHRDGYDHIETNPNRERLIANNRVTINNETSSKFQLVIGPATENRKAVETFATYVKAISDAKYPGFSKPILVKPYGRFNQFLADHYALLEVGSNANNIEEAKRAANHLADVLAEALDGIRK
- the lepA gene encoding translation elongation factor 4, translating into MPSDRQKKIRNFSIIAHIDHGKSTLADRLIEDTGLISEREMQEQILDNMDLERERGITIKLQSIRLVYRARDGEDYYLNLIDTPGHVDFTYEVSRSLAACEGAILVVDAAQGIEAQTLANVYLALEQDLEIVPVINKIDLPSARPDEIKKEIEDIIGLEAHDAPLISAKDGLNITDVLEAIVAKVPAPTGSAEAPLKALIFDSYYDNYKGVIAYVRVVEGTLKKGMKIKMMATNKTFEVTEVGIYSPGPIQLEELKAGDVGYVAASIKDVRNCRVGDTITDATNPTEKPLPGYRKVTPMVYCGIYPAEGEKYEDVRDALEKLQVNDAALVYEPETSAALGFGFRCGFLGLLHMEIIQERLEREFNLDLVTTAPSVIYRITKTDGEVVMIQNPANLPKPQEISIMEEPIVKANIMVPNTYVGTVMELCQERRGEMKNMEYIEETRVVLHYELPLNEVIYDFFDALKSKTKGYGSLDYEFIGYTRSNLVKLDILINGEQVDALSFIVHESKAYSRGRGMCEKLKDEIPRHQFAIPIQASIGQKVIARETIRALRKDVLAKCYGGDITRKKKLLEKQKEGKKRMRQVGSVEVPQKAFMSVLKLDS
- the hemW gene encoding radical SAM family heme chaperone HemW codes for the protein MKPLSIYIHIPFCKKKCHYCDFASYSGKSHFIKDYMIALKKEVMLYKEEIEDYKINTIFIGGGTPSVLEVGQVEELMDHLHRNYRLSKTIEISIEANPGLLSFEKLKEYYSSGINRLSIGLQACQNHLLTSLGRIHQYEDFVRNLQDARSVGFYNINVDLMFGLPKQRLEDWYTSLKNVVDLRIPHISAYSLIIEEDTPFYQWTEEGKIQKPKEDIEINMYHKGIQYLKEKGYIHYEISNFAKPNHQCRHNITYWKNQQYLGLGAAAHSYLNQQRFNNHPKIEDYMEAIMEGKKPIGEKNDLSLKDEISETMFLGLRMMEGISTKEFQKRFNQSPFDIYGEIFKKLKEKQLIEYDSNNIKLTSKGIDLANIVFQEMLL
- the hrcA gene encoding heat-inducible transcriptional repressor HrcA; this translates as MELNDRKIKILQAIIRDYIQTAEPVGSRSLSKKYDLGVSPATIRNEMSDLEELGYLTQPHTSAGRIPSDKGYRLYVDNLMEIKMIADLQRKNIKNNLLRQFGEAEQLLQYSSKIISQFTNYTSLVLTPQIRENKIKHIQLVPIDTENIIAVMVTDTGIIKNPLITMAEGIEYHRLEKVSNLLNKKLQGMTIKDMEGKMLQELKKELFEFNNIIHAVVPKIFSVLEGIEDAELFLSGTTNIFNFPEFNDVLKAKSFLSMLEQKETISNIISSSREDGITVSIGSENNYQEAKECSLVTATYKVNGNIVGRLSVIGPTRMDYSNVVGTLNQISQYINELLRTRY
- the grpE gene encoding nucleotide exchange factor GrpE; its protein translation is MTEEKDRIDTSLTEEAINDKEENREEIHSNKEALQEEMENQRTEEGVETLKKRLEEKEAEGKEYYDRMVRLQADFNNYKKRVEKEKSDIYLYANEKLAADLLNIIDNLERALASQGEENKGNGLYEGIELVQKQMIDTLKKHGIEEIDALNKPFDMNLHHAVMKEEAEAETDQVIEVFQKGYTIHGRILRPAMVKVAQ